From Osmerus mordax isolate fOsmMor3 chromosome 7, fOsmMor3.pri, whole genome shotgun sequence:
GCCTACCATGAAGAACAGAATATCTGCGACAACGTTTTAAACGATGTGACAGTGACCGACGGGATCCTCATAGTAAATTGTTGGCTAGTCCTACACGACAcgtcaaaaaaaataaaaaacttttAGTGCTGCACATTGACCCAAAGTATATCCGTGATCATAAAACAATATTTGTTTGTCATTTACAACCGAAGTCATTCAGTTGGACCATGGCTATGATGGAAAGTGTTCATTGGGAGGGGCTGTTGGAACAAACAAGAGATGATGTTGGCGAGTAGACTGGCTAATCATCGTATCGCCTTGTTTTTCCGCCGAAGCATGTGATATCATATGCGGATGCTTCTGCGACTTGTTTACCGTCTAtacgtatatatttttttatctcGCATAGATAGAAATTGTTGTGGGGAGGACAACCAGTGAATAAGACAAGGTATGTGAACCCACTGTGATTTACACGATTTTTGTAGCTGCACAGTCCCATTCTATTCTGGATGTTACTGCAGCAGGGTACCAATCGACTGCTACGTTTGGCACTTCCAACATCCCGGGGCCAGGAAATGTGAGCAGTTACGCAGACTTGCATCTGCCACGAAAATCGGAGAATATCCCACAAAGGGCAACGCATTTCAACACGACTACAAGGAAAGATTCTTATGGCGATTTAATGAAAGTGAAAGTGAAATTTGGTTACAAAGAACTGGTAGAGGGGTAAGTTGTGGAGCTTTCATTGGGTGCTGCAGTGTGGAGGTTGGAAGGAGGTCGATGGTGGGGCGGGGGTGGTGGGTGTGTAAACCCCGCTTCGGGAAGCGGGGGGGCAGGTTTGGTTTCCTTCCTGTCATTTGTGTTGTGATAGCAAGTGCAGCCTTGTTAGCGCTGTTGTTTGTGGACTCTATCGAGTCATGGGCCATGAAAATGAACACAGTGGTGGAGGCTCAGGGAGGTATCATACCTCCTCAAAGTGTGCCCCCGACTAGGCCCGAAGAATATCTGCTCATGCCCAGCCCTCTGGTCTGTCAACGCGCCAAACCGTACCTCATGGTCATGGTCACCTCTGCGCCAGCTAATCAGAGGGCTCGCCAGGCCATTCGAGACAcctggggtggggaggtggaggtcaaGCGCCTGCGAGTCATGACCCTGTTCATGGTGGGAGTGGCCTCTGACCCTGGACTCTCCAAGCTGTTGATAGAAGAGGCCCGTGAGCGAGGAGACCTGATCCAGGGACGCTTTGTGGACAGCTACTCTAACCTAACCCTGAAGACTCTCTCCATGCTGGGATGGGCCCGCCGCTTCTGCCCTCAGGCACACTTCACGGCCAAAGTGGATGATGATGTACTCTTCAATCCAAGCGCCCTCCTGCACTTCCTGAACAGGAGCCGTAACCCCTATGAGCAAGGGGACTTGTACCTGGGCAGGGTTCATCTTCACGTGGCCCCAGACCGTGACCCATACAGTAGGCACTACCTCCCCGCAGGAGCctaccctccctctgtcttcccagACTACTGCAGCGGTACAGCCTATGTCATGTCCCGCTCTGCTTTGCTCAAGATCTCCTTGGCGGCAGCCGCCTCACCCCTGTCTACCCCTCTGCCTCCCGAGGATGTATTTGTGGGACTTTGTGCCCGTACTGCTGGGGTGCTGCCCTCCCATTGCCCTCTCTTCTCTGGCGGCCCTTCAGTGCCGTATGGGCGCTGCTGCTACCAGGCCATGGTGTCCATCCACCACATCCCACCCAGAGAGATGCTCCGCTACTGGGCCGACGTCCACTCTCCACCTCCTTGTTCCTGGTTGGGCGTACGCACATCCCTGGGGGTCTGTAAAGTCAGGGCCTTGCTGGGAACTGCTTTAGGGATGGATCAGGGTTTGTAATGGTGTGTTGGGATAAACCAGCGTGCTGCGTCTCACTGCAATACTGTGAATAGCACAAGCGCTCTGCTTCATTAGGTATAAGAAACCACTGTGTACTTTTTATAGCTTGATTTAAAGATGTACTTGAATTTATTTTTTGATGAATGGAAAGGATGGCATATTTGTTAAAGCTAAAACAAAAGGTACTTATTTGGAACTGTTTGATGCTCTGGTTATGattgagaccacacacacatactctcgaTTGAATCATACTGTAGAAAAAGTATGTTCCTAAGCTGAAATGAAAATGCTAATATACTACAGGATATATGCATGCAATTAGTATAAATAAAGCCTTTTAGTTAAGGGCTTACCTCGAGAGCGTATGTCCTGTACAGTATATCCACTCCAACCTTTGTTTTATTCAGAAAATTAATAAGTTATTAAAATCATGTGCACAATGTAATGTTTAGAACACACACCTAAAGTATAACAGTTATCCATTAAATTGCATTGTTACTTATTAGGCATAGGCAAAAGCATACTATAAACTTAAGTTGCAGACAGTTTGGTTGCACTGACAATGCTTTACACAAGACAGCATAAAAATACTACCTGTACATGATAGCAGAGTCTCACCAAATACATGAACAGCTACAATGCAGTAAGCAAGCAAAACGATATAACTAAATTACTGAAGTTTGTTTCTGTCTTTTCAAAACATTACACTCTTCATCCAAAAGGTATAAATTGTGTTGACTAACTTTCCATGTAAGTAAATAGTTCTgtttatttaaaatgtattaaagGAAAGATCAAGTGGATCAGAAAAAGGGGCTCCTAGGTGGCTATTTAGTTGTGTGAAGAACAGTGGGAGACCAAAGATTTTTGAATACTAAGAAGGAATAGACAAACTGTCAACTCGTTTTCTAAAGCTGGAGGTTATTCAGCTCTCCACCACCCAGATGGAGCAGCAACATTGTTCAGATAAGATAGAGAGCCAGGGGCACCCTGAACAGCAGCAGTATTTGTATCCATGCTCTATTAACTTACGTAACTGTAGTGTTAAGCAAGTAGGCTGCAAGTAATGGACAGGAACTGCATAGATTTTCTGGTCTGTTCTTTGACCATGGGTTTGGTGGTTTGACTTTTCTCAGCCATTGGCAGAAAGGGGGGTTCACTACTGCTGCAGAGGGGAAAGGCCTTAGGGCAGGGGTGTCGAATCCTTGTCCTTAGCGGccgctgtcctgtatgttttagatgtttccctgctccaacacacctgattaaaatgaatggtcgttatcaggcttccacagagcttgataacaacccattcatttgagttAATTTGCCTTAGGGGGTACACTGGATCACACAACCTGACACAAAGAATATTCCATGGTGAAGTTACCAGATGGTAAAAGTGTAAAAATGTGTAATTTCAGTTCAAAGCGGCCCTTCCCAGGATGTGATCACTGAACAGCTATATTTATTTCTGTGGGCTATATAGACAAGTTATTTGATGGAAACCTGGTAGTTTAATTAATCCAACACCTCAATTGACACAATGATAGACTATACTAATGTAATCTCAATATCTTCCTTTCAATGTAGACATGCTTTAGAAATATCTCCCTCcaagcgtgtgtgggtgtgattgCATATGTGTTTATGATAACATGGATTTGTCACAAATAAAACATGTCAAGTTGCTTTTGGAGCTGCAAATGAATCATCTTTTCTGAAAACACAGTTGCTCACATTTCTTTGTCACCATTTGATTTGCTTCTTAAAAGAGGAACTTCATTGTCTCTGCTGACAAATAAATATAAGCACCGGTTTGTAATTAAAAGGTTCAATAAAATACAgacaaaacatttgaaaaacaaaaaaaaactaaatgtataGAGCCTTCAGAAATCTGAGAAAATATCATTTGAGTACATTTAGCATTCCTAACAAACTTCTAACAAATTATTATGGCATGAATGTGTTCATCAACAATAAACAGAACTGTTGATactgcaaaaaaaatatgctaaaTCCCTTGGGCGTGTGCAGGAAATTGACATGGCCTAGTTTAGGCTATTAATGGTAACGTAGCAACACCCCAGTAGTGTTCCTCCCCATCACAATTTCACACAGGAAGACCAAGTGACGAGCTTCCAAATGGTTCCTTTATACCAAAGTCGAAAGATTTGTCCATTACAGGGCAGTTAGGTGTTCGCTCACATAAAACACCAAAAAAATGTGTCCTATTTCCTGAACCTGTCCAGTGCAGAATTCTGTCCAGAGAAAGTTTTAGTTttattctctttttctttcctttccttttccaGCTTCATCCTGTCTTCCACCGTTTTCCTGATGTCATcctgaggagagaaaggggttaAGAAGCGAGCAGGGACATTAGGGTACTGAATTTCTGAATAGTCAGCCAACTCACCCTCTGGTCCTCATGAGCCACTTGCTTCTTGCGCTTTTCGACCTTTCCACTTGAACTCCGACCTTTGGTCTTATGCCTGGGAGTGAACTTCTCCTTGGTCTGTGGGTCATAGCCCTGgatacagaaatacacacatatGTCATGGTGCTCTTTCCTGTCCTTTATGATGAGTCAAATATTTTGTGAAAAACATTTGCAGACCGCCGACAAGCAACTGACCAGAGCCTGGACCTGGTCCTGGTGCCGTTGTTCCCAAGTGGCCTTGTCAACCTGGCTTAGCGTTCCGGGGTCCAGACATATCAGCTCTGGCTGAACCTTCTCCAGCAAAGCCTTGACCTCCCACTCTTGCCTCTGCTTAGCACTCCGGTAAGGGTTGGCATCCAGGCCATCAAAGTTAGGCTCTCCAGCACCTACAGGgtgggggaaagagggaagagTAGAAAGATAAAGAAACTCCTGTCAGACCCAGACTTTCAAACAGAATACGTGGcggttgtttttatttgtttagtgCATACTGACCTGGTACAACCATGCTTGTGAAGCCATCTCCATGTCCCACCCCAAGGACATCTTCAAAAGGGCAGAAATGGACGCCCCACACTGACCCTCTCACCCGGTGGGCCATGTAAGGCTTTGTCACTGGGGTGCTCCATACATCTCTATAGACCTGCAGAATAAACAAACCCATGATCCCAGAAACATTCCCATGGAATCCTCCTATTCGTGATCCAGGTCTACATCCTCTTCTGCGGTCACCCGTTTATGTTCTAGAAGAGACTAACCTGGACTATGTCTCCTGTGGCAGCTGACAGCAGTCCCCTTTGGCTCAGAGACAAACAAGAAGCTCCCGCAGGCAGGAAGTAGGACTGGAGAGGCTTAAATGCTCTGAGGTCATACACTTTCAGTTTCTTGTCCATGCCTGATGTCACCATGTACCTGCAGAGACATATAAAAGAAGAATGTCACAGGAGGGCTCTCTGCTGGGCATCAAGAGAATGGCAGCATACAATTGACCAGAAACACCCATCACGTGACTCACGTGCCCGACTTGTCAACGGTGACTGAACGCACACCACCCTGGTGACAGAGCATCTTGACAAGGGACTCCTTCTGATTGGGTGACCAGAGGGTGACTGTGCCATTGGAGTGGCCTAGGTGGATAATGGCATTGTGGGGGTTCTGGCTCATCACATCCAGCCGGCCAGACTTGGTGCAGATGGCTGCCACCTCCTTTCCTACAGACACGTCCAGGTACTGCAGGAAACCTGTGGCACTCTGATCCGAGTGGTGGGAGAAAATAAACAATTAACAGATGAACATTACAGCATAGTTAATCCACTGAAAGATGTGGATGTAATTTAAAAGCCCTAGAGAACTGAACTGGCGAATGCATCACAAAGTGTAAAACATATGCAGATCATACTATGTAGCATATCGCCAAAACATTTCTTAACAACCACTGAACTCACCGCTGTAGCCAGCAGGAAATGGTAGGGGAGAAACTGCATGCGGAGGACATCATTAAACTTCCGGATGCAATGAAGCTCAATGCCGTTGTTGTCATAGATATACAGCCACTTTTTCTGGGCCACTGCGAACATTGCCTCACTGTGAAGCCACCTAAAGGACAAAGAGAGGGTAGCAGAAGatgatttatttagggggaaggTGGTcaatgctttgtgtgtgtttctgtgtgctggCATGTAGGGACTCACTTGACATCATTAACTGTCTCCATCACATTCATTTCACACATCAGCTGTTTAGACTGCCAGTCCAGACAGGTCACGTGACCTCTCCTACCACCAAGCAGTAGGTGTCTGAGGAAGGAAAAGTATATGTGAATATAAAACACATCACATTCATTGTTGGCATAATTCACTAGGAACACATTCATTGTTGGCAACATTCACTATGAACACAATTGTGTCATCTACATCAACAAAGAGCTGTTCTTGAGTACGAGGTGACACTGACCGTCCAGTTTTGCTGTAATCGAGACGGTATGGCCCAAACTGAGACAGGTTCAAGTTGAAGTACTGGGGAGAATCATTGAAACACATTTTGAGAACTAGTACGGTTGAGGCAATAAAACtagtgtttttttctctctatatcACATCTCACCTTTGCCCCAGATGTTATATCCACTGCATCAGCAATGTCTTCCTGTGAGATGGTGCAAGtgtcctcatcctcatctccctccaagaACCTGACAAGAGAAGGAAGTAGATCATTCCAGAGAGATTTTCAAGGAACATAGTGCTCTCCTCACTGACAACAGTTCCAGGATTTGGATGGCACAAGTAGTCGTTCTTGTAGATAACAGTGACAAAAGAATTACCCAGCATCCTCTGGAAGTAGAAGGTCATGGCGTGCAGCTTGTTTCTGAGCAAGTTCTGAGGCTGCTTCTGAGCGATCAACAATATCTCTGAGTTTATACTGCAGTCGAGGAGgctgagaaacacagagagagagagagagagagagagagagagagagagagagagagagagagagagagagagagagagtattaaaGAAGATTAAGGGAGGGGATCTGGTCTTTGATTATGATCTCAGTCCTGGTAGGGAGTAATGCAAGTGTCGAACCAGtttccccttttctcctctctggaACTTTTTCAGTTTCTCCTCTGGGACAGGTGCAGAACCAGGGAATGGGTCTGATTTCTGAGGGGGTACATACAAAAAAGCCAATATGCCACTGACATAACAAATGAAACAAAGGTTGGAAATGTCCAATGTAGTTCTCATTTATTGACGACTCACCCCTGATATAAATTtgtttcctcctctttcctcttcacGTTCTCGTCTCTTTTTCGCCCCCTCCATCCTTGCAGGGGTCTCCTTCTGTAGCAGAACATGCTTGGACTTACCTTCATTCTGTCCTTTATGAtcttccttcccttcttcctcagTGCCCTGCCAGTATCTCTTAGCAGACTGCTGCAGAAAACAAATACATTCGGAGAGCGCAAGAAACAGTCAATAGggacacttaaatgtatttcttTTAGTAGTGGTCTTTTAACGTTGGCTCGAAGCTAGCCATCTAACTGGCTTTATTTCAACGTCCAGTGGAATGAGTCCACAGATAACTTTACTCCGAATTGACGATATATTGTTTTTCTACTTATAGATTATTATTAAATTTTTAAGATAGGCTACCTTTTCCTTTTTCCCCACGTGTGTAGTTTCCAACGCTTTCTCTCCGGGCGCCGCCATCTTTGTTGTGTTAGTTTTTACTTCCGCTTAAACGGAAGGAAATCTGAATACGTCATTTGGCATTATTCACCCTTTTATTTATGCTAGACTGTGTGTTTATAGGTCAATCTTTATTTTACTTTAAATGTAATTTTTGGGGGGattatttttgtttgattaGGCAAGAGTtgcaccacccctcctccttgttTCATTGGAGATCACAGAAAACTCTAAGAATGTTGTTCCCTTTAACTAATCATATGACCTAAATCACTTTAATCTACTGTACAAAAAAGATTAGAAATGGATTCCATGTCCAACGGCTTGAAGACCCAGCAAATGTAATATGTAATAAGGACTATAATGTAGTCTGGACTATATAGCTTCCATCTTAATAGCATAACCAACAATTAATTCATCTTCGATAGGGACAACTTATGGACAAACCTTGAGTGCTAAACAGACAATGACATTTCTCCTGCTTGCTAAGGCAGTTTTAATGTGTTTTAcattaaatatgttttaatttatcagttttttactgatTATAAAGCACTTTGTAACTCAGTTTTAGAAAGTGAAAAGCAAATAGAATAAAGATAAATGAAAAAAGCTATGTTTTTCTAAGAGAAGGAATTCAATACTAAAACAAATCAGTTTTTCAGATGTTTGAATGGATAGTAACACAGAAAATCAACTATCTTACTTGCATAAGATTGCTTAGCCTTAGAGCATTCCACTTTCCCCCTCTGCTCCGATGCTACATTAATGTGGAGGAGAAATGAGGGAAGTGTGTGCAAAGGTGACAGTCACTCACATACCTTTGTAAATACCTCAAGCTTTCTTTTTTTGACAGAACACATTGTtgcacactgagagagagagagagagagagagagagagagagagagagagagagagagagagagagagagagagagagagagagagagagagagagaaggggggggacagagagagagggagagagagagagagagggcgagggagagagcgagagagagagcgagggagagaaagagagagagagacagagagagagacagagagagacagagagaatcatCAGTTGGATCAGTTACGTGCCATCAGTTGCTAACGTTTTCAGAATAGGAGGGGAGATGCAGAAGAGTAGGGAGAAGTTGTGTTCTTCCACAGGCCCAGGAAACAGACTTAGATCCAAGGGGATCCGCTCAGTTAACCTGCAACAACACATCTGGAGAAAGGAGAGCTTCTCTCTTCCTTGTGCTTCAAAGAGTTCTGGAAAAGCTGAGAAAAAAATACCAGATTGTGAGGATGATGTAGGTGTACAGGGGGGTAGGCTATCGGCTATACAAACTCCTGCACTCTGCACATTCATACATTTCATGTATTCAACCCAGTTTCAAGAAGTGAATGTGATTTTATATCGACTAAATTTTCCTCTCATTATTTAACTATTCGGATAATACATTTGGCATTTTGCGTAAAAAATAGACTAGCCTACTGGTCCTCGTACGTATCTTTCACCCACTCAGTCTAAAGTTAGCGCTGATAGTAAGGTTTTTAATTGAACACTTACAGAACAATGGTAAAAGGGTAGCCTTTGAATCACAGTCAATGGTAGGCCTATGCTATTGTAACTGCATAACTGTAACTTTCGTAGCCTACTGACAAGGAGGTATTTGCCAGGCTTTGTAACTGCGAAATGGAAGCCGGTTAATAGCTGAAAAGGACACGCTATCAACGATGTCCATGCACTGATCGAGCACAAAAAGGGTCTTTATAGTCTGAATGTAGGGCTGTTATGTTGTTGTATGTTTAGCACTTGTGGATCTTTCTATTTAAGTCAGATGTCATTAGGAAATTGTTTTCATTACAAAAGATAATAAATAAAATTACAATTAATTGCCTATCATTCTATGATAACAATGGGTACTGGACAGATTGGTCAGATTGGGACCTACTAATTATTACGACCTCACAGTCGGTTACTGAGTAATGGAGAATTAGGACACATTATAAACACAGGGGTGTTATGAAGTGTGTGGGATTGTGCGTGTGAATGACTGTTCCGATTGTGTTTGTCAGGACGAGGGGCTGGACACAGATAATATTGTGGGGGTGGCTTAATTGCCCGACACAGAACAGTAAAACTTATCGTGCAGTGAAACTCAAGAGTGTATAattgggagggagaaagagatagagagtgatagggattgagaaaaagagaggttaGTCTTATGTAACTAGTAATGAGGAACGATAAGATTTTGAACCTGTAAGCTGTAAACTTAATGAAAGAACAACAAACCTACTTTGAAGAAATTCATAAATAGGAAGTGAAAAGACGACTGTAAGGTGTAACTTGAGAATACCATTGAACCGTAGGCTACTCAACCTGTCCAACTGGAAAAGGTAAGCCTGCTGTTACCCATGGTTTAaagcagagtgcgaattatacaatgacagtcgagatcaacttcttctccagggcgtgtatcgaccccccgacctgttgttttgacCTCTTTCGATGGGGtcaaagtcttaattaggggggtcaaacctCCCCAAGCCCCAAGTAAATTGAACCTTGGTTTACAGGACATTTAACAGAGCATCACTCTGGGTCTTGCAGAATACTGGCAATAATGTGTTGCTTTATTGCAAATCTAGTTGCAGTGCCTCACTTTACC
This genomic window contains:
- the b3galt4 gene encoding beta-1,3-galactosyltransferase 5, giving the protein MVGRGWWVCKPRFGKRGGRFGFLPVICVVIASAALLALLFVDSIESWAMKMNTVVEAQGGIIPPQSVPPTRPEEYLLMPSPLVCQRAKPYLMVMVTSAPANQRARQAIRDTWGGEVEVKRLRVMTLFMVGVASDPGLSKLLIEEARERGDLIQGRFVDSYSNLTLKTLSMLGWARRFCPQAHFTAKVDDDVLFNPSALLHFLNRSRNPYEQGDLYLGRVHLHVAPDRDPYSRHYLPAGAYPPSVFPDYCSGTAYVMSRSALLKISLAAAASPLSTPLPPEDVFVGLCARTAGVLPSHCPLFSGGPSVPYGRCCYQAMVSIHHIPPREMLRYWADVHSPPPCSWLGVRTSLGVCKVRALLGTALGMDQGL
- the wdr46 gene encoding WD repeat-containing protein 46, with translation MAAPGEKALETTHVGKKEKQSAKRYWQGTEEEGKEDHKGQNEGKSKHVLLQKETPARMEGAKKRREREEERGGNKFISGKSDPFPGSAPVPEEKLKKFQRGEKGKLPPRLQYKLRDIVDRSEAASELAQKQAARHDLLLPEDAGFLEGDEDEDTCTISQEDIADAVDITSGAKYFNLNLSQFGPYRLDYSKTGRHLLLGGRRGHVTCLDWQSKQLMCEMNVMETVNDVKWLHSEAMFAVAQKKWLYIYDNNGIELHCIRKFNDVLRMQFLPYHFLLATASATGFLQYLDVSVGKEVAAICTKSGRLDVMSQNPHNAIIHLGHSNGTVTLWSPNQKESLVKMLCHQGGVRSVTVDKSGTYMVTSGMDKKLKVYDLRAFKPLQSYFLPAGASCLSLSQRGLLSAATGDIVQVYRDVWSTPVTKPYMAHRVRGSVWGVHFCPFEDVLGVGHGDGFTSMVVPGAGEPNFDGLDANPYRSAKQRQEWEVKALLEKVQPELICLDPGTLSQVDKATWEQRHQDQVQALGYDPQTKEKFTPRHKTKGRSSSGKVEKRKKQVAHEDQRDDIRKTVEDRMKLEKERKEKENKTKTFSGQNSALDRFRK